GGCGCGCTGCAGCGTCGGAAGAGCGGACGATCTTGCCGGAATGGTCGAGGATGACCACGCCGACATAGAGCTTGTCCATGACGTCGGAATAGAGCCGACGCTCGACCTCGGTGGCGCCCATGCGCCAGGACGTCTCGACACCGCGCGCCAGCTGCGAAACCAGGATCTCGCAGACTGACGCTGCATCGTCGTCGAACTTGCCGTCGGCGCGATCGCGGAAGACCCAGAGCGTGTAGCGGGCGGTGTCGTCGGTGGGGACATAGGTGGCCGACATCGGCTGGCAGCGCTCGGAGAGATAGGCGAGTTGTGCCGGGCGGGTGAGGGCGGCACCTGATGTATCGTTCATCTGCTCGTTGATCTCAGTAAAGGCGTAGTAGGTCTCGCCGGTGCGCAGGCGGTCCTCGATCACCAGCACCGCGGCATAAGCGTCGAATTGCTCGCGGATAAGCTCGAGCGGGGTGCGCAGCGGCTTGCCGTTCATCAGGCTATCGGAGACACGATTGAGAAAGTGGCCGAATTCGACGATCGATCTGGCGTGAAAGGTCATGGCAGGAGCTCCCTATTTCCGCTGCACGCGGACGTGCGAAACCAGTGCCCGGCGGCGCAGCGTGCACGCCAGGAGGTCATGAGTTCGATTGTGTTGGCGAGGGCCGATGACGGCCCTTATGTCCGCGGATCAGGACGGAGGGAGGAAACCTCGTCGGGCAAGATGCCGGACGGACGACGATCCAGTTGTCAGGCTGTGTAGGCTCGAACCGGTCATCGCGCTTCCTCCCGAATGCGAAATGAATAATGTCGACAGTTATGTCATTAAATTGACACGTCGTCAAATTCGAAATGCGATGCGTGGAATTTTTGACACCGTGTCAGCAGTGGATAAGTCTTGGGCAAGGTGCAAACGAAATGAGCCGGGTCTTACGACCCGGCCCACATGTTCGGCAATCGACTGAAGTAAGATCAGGCGCCGCAGTCAGCGCGCTCGACCAGGCCGTCTTCGCGTGGCTTGTAGGGGTTCTTCACCACCTTGATCGACTCAGGCGCGGGCAGGAAGTGACTCTTGCCGCTGGCCTGGATCGGGCCGGTGAGCATTTCGACCTTGGAGGCGTTGGCCAAAAGCCAGGCAGCGATCGACTCACCGTCGGTCTTGCCCGAGCCGTTGATGGCCGCCGCCAGCACGATAGGCTGGATGTAGTAGGGGATCAGCGCCGAGGCACCGCCCATGCGGTCGACATCAGGAACCTGTTCCTTGGCCCGCTTGGCAAATTTGGCGA
The nucleotide sequence above comes from Aminobacter aminovorans. Encoded proteins:
- a CDS encoding helix-turn-helix transcriptional regulator yields the protein MTFHARSIVEFGHFLNRVSDSLMNGKPLRTPLELIREQFDAYAAVLVIEDRLRTGETYYAFTEINEQMNDTSGAALTRPAQLAYLSERCQPMSATYVPTDDTARYTLWVFRDRADGKFDDDAASVCEILVSQLARGVETSWRMGATEVERRLYSDVMDKLYVGVVILDHSGKIVRSSDAAARLLETRDGLQIQGNKLRATSAKEDRDFQIAIKAAMQMAADDAGTTSRGLSLTKQSGSRNLGVIVRPIRGSKDNAAAANSAVAVYIRDPEANPEVEGELVRQLFDLTPAEAAVARRLTAGLSLEDAATSLDISRNTARAHLRSIFSKSGITRQTELVRLVLNSAVILGHGPRQAA